A genomic segment from Necator americanus strain Aroian chromosome III, whole genome shotgun sequence encodes:
- a CDS encoding hypothetical protein (NECATOR_CHRIII.G9644.T2): MQTLLVVVFFMASPSLACNIQWPNNTDVNFVWWQCDNGPVKLYNATPSDVNGNYEYPIHLGKPLVVTMDLLNPTNVYTDPNLIANVNLWSWGTSLGGCSWSAIPTLGLL; encoded by the exons atgcaAACATTACTCGtagttgtattttttatgGCTTCTCCTTCTCTGGCTTGCAACATTCAATGGCCGAATAACACAGATGTAAATTTCGTGTGGTGGCAATGCGACAATGGACCCGTTAAGCTCTACAACGCAACTCCGTCGGATGTCAACG GAAACTACGAGTATCCCATTCATCTCGGAAAGCCATTGGTGGTGACAATGGATCTGCTGAATCCAACCAACGTCTACACGGATCCCAATCTTATCGCCAACGTCAATCTTTGGTCGTGGGGAACGTCGTTAGGAGGATGTTCGTGGTCGGCGATTCCGACATTGGGCCTTCTGTAA